The Tursiops truncatus isolate mTurTru1 chromosome 11, mTurTru1.mat.Y, whole genome shotgun sequence genomic sequence AAACTAAGGAAGACATCACTGAGACAGAATCCCAATACTGGCAGCCTGGGCCTCAAGGCCTCAAATCATGTGTGGGGAGGAGAGCTGGCTCTCTGATGTCACCAAGGGGGTGGGGCACTCCCTACCCAACATCTCCAAAGCCAGACAGAAATCCTCACATCTCGCAGTGGAGAGActgagagaaggggaaaagaggCGTGGTCAGGTAAGGAGGAAGCACAGGCGTGGGGTTTAAAGCTCTGGCAACCGACAGCGGAGGTCAGTTCCCACCTTCCACCAGGGAGAAGCTAACATTAGTCCCCCATTCACCCCCATAAGCTGTCAAAGCATCCTGTACTACTTGTCCATAGTCCCTGATTCAattgtaattaataaatttattatgtcATCAGTTAAGATCTGTCTTTAAGCTTCAAGAAGGCAAGGGCTATGTCtatctccttcccttctcttatCTCCAGTAGCTGACACTGTTCTTTTTACGCAGGAGGTGGTCAGCCAATCCTTGCTAAgagcatgaatgaatgaacccacACACTAAAGTATGGTCCCACCCAAGAGGCTTATGTACAGAGGATCATATCAAGGCTGCTCAGCTCCCCAAAACACATCCTAAATTGAGAGGATGGTATTTTCACCTCTTCCTCAAACTCTGAACCCCTCTGTGTTTCTCCCagccactttctctttctctccaactTGGTCTTAGTATTTCTCTGGcactctgtttctctgtctttgtgtttttctgaatCTGCACAGGAAGTACGCAGTTTTAGGTCTGAGGTGATTGGCAATAGAAACATTGGTGCTTGTGTAAATTTAATAAAGAGTCACACATTTTTGTATCTTTGTCATTCATTAACTCCTGTCTCTTTGCCTGTGTTCTGTCTCAGACCTGATTCTTTCTCCTCATCTTCTTGTGTCCAGCTCAAGAGTCCCACCACCACCCAGGACCAGCTCCTCTTGTCCCTGGATCTTCTGATTGGCCCCAGAAGGTACTTGGAGGAAAATCACCCAGCTAGACCCCCTCCTCTGATTTCCTGCCTTGCTGGTCTCGAAGCCCTGCTGACCACATCCTCTCTCACCTTACTTGCATACTTCCTCATTAGTCACATCAGCCAGGACTTCTCAGCCCCCAAAACCTCTTACTGACCCCCACTCAGGCCCTCTGCCTTACCCTCTCCTCTTACCCCAGGCTTTCTATTCTTCCCCTCTACCCCACACTGCTCTTAGAACCATGTCTCTCTGCCTGCAAGTAGCCACTCCTATCCTTTTCTGGACCTCCCTCACCCCTTTTTCCCATAGGTGACAGTACCGACGACAATGCTATCGAGCGGGTGGTGGCCAAGTACCCGGGGAAACCTAGGGCTGGGGACCCGGAGCCCTTCTCAGGGATCCCAGCTCTGTGCCCTGTACGCCTTCACTTACACTGGGGCAGATGGCCGGCAGGTGTCTCTGGCTGAAGGGGACAGGTTCCTACTGCTTCAAAAGACCAACTCAGACTGGTGGTTGGTAAGGCGCCTGGGAACACCCTCCACCTCTCGCCCCATCTTCATCCCAGCTGCCTCCATGACAGAGGAATTCAGCCCTTCCCAGAGCCCAACAACCATCACCCCCAGCCAATCCCTCTGGACTCCTGGTGAGTAAGTCCTCCCCCGTCACCTTCCTACCTCCCTGGCTTCTGGGAATTATTGGAAAGATCCCCTTCCCCAAAGCTTTTGCTAATCCTCTACTCCTACCCCTCATCCCCACCATGGTGTCCCTATCGCCTCTCCTTCCTAGTCTCAAGCCTTCTACATCTCATGTAATTTTCTACCTGCTCTTGTCTTCCCTGTGAGCCCCCAAGATCAGGGACCCAGCCAAGACCCATGGGGGGACCCTGCCCCCAACTCTTCCCATTTTTCTGTTTCCAGGGCCAAAGTTACTTCCTGGCTCCCTGGAGGAGATGTACCTGTGTCAGGAAACcccaggcagagcccaggctACATCTGAGcagcctcctcctcttccccctaaAATGTGTAGAAGTATCAGTGTTAGCAACTTGAGGCCAAGCCTCCTGAAGCCCTTCCAGGAAGGACCAAGTAGAAGATCCCTTTCCCAGGAAGACTTGCTGACAGACGCCGATGCGAACATGGTGAGTCATAGTGCTTCTTCTGAGCAGTCAGTCAACAGACATTTACTGCTGGGCTTAGTTCTAGGCACATTAGCAAACAGGACAGACAATCTCTGACGTCAAGGGATTCCCATGGGGATAATGAACACATAAATAAGATAGCCCTTGGTACTAAAAAGCACTACCAAGAAGCTAAATGTGGTGGAGGATGAATGTAGTGGTCTAGGAATGCATctctgaggaaatgacatttagGTGAATCTGCATGAGGAGAGACAGCCCTGAAACAAATGAGGAGATGAGAAGGAATTCTAGCTGAGGGACAGCAAGTAGCAAAGATCCTGAGGGTACGTGGAACCTGCAAAATGATAGAGGGACTGAAAGGCCAGCTTAGCTTTGCTTTTGTCTCTCAGCCTCTTGActcctggcccagggcagggTTTTTTGCTGTGTCCTGTCTTGCTAGCTCAGGTCACCAGCAAGTTTCCTCTAGAGATGGAACTCCCTTGATCTTCCTGAAGAttcagcccctcccctctctcttacTTACTAGTGGGTGAAAAATGGCCCCTCCTCTCTCACACTCCGCTAGCAGGGGCCTCTGAcccctctctgtctccttttaCTCTGGAGGATGTGAGGGTGGGACGCTCCTCTTGACCCCTCCCTCCATACACACGGAAAGCCTGTTCCCCTTTCCTGAGGTcctctggtgggggtggggtgggggaggagggaagttgGCAACAGGAAGTGAGGAGAAAAGCAAAGACTGTGAGGGAgggagtcaaaaaaaaaaaaaaaaaacagaaaaaaaacagctGCAGGAGACTAGGGTTTCTTCCTCAGTACCTGGGTCACCCCAGCCAGGAGGTGGTGGTGAGAAAAtggtgggggagagaggaggagatggTTAGGAGAGAGAAGATCGGGGAGGGGCTCAGGTAGAATAACTacctctttcttccccctttccttGCAGGCAAGACCCCAGACCTTCATGTCAGAGCCCCCTGTGTACTGCAACCTGGTGGACCTTCGCCGCTGTCCCCGGTCCCCACCCACAAGCCCTGCATGTCCCCCGCTGCAGAGGCTGGACGCCTGGGAGCAGCACTTGGACCCCAACTTTGGACGCTGCTTCTACATAAATTCGCTGACTGGCTGCAAATCCTGGAAGCCTCCGCGCCACACTCGCACCCGAGAGATGGTGAGACCTTCCCTCCTGCTTGTCCCTTGTCCCTTCAATCTCCTTCTTTCCCCTACTGATCCCCAAAGTAGTATGTTTTCTCACTGGGACTCTCAGAAGATCAGACAAATCAAAAAATTGTTAAGAAGGGTGTCGAGAGCCGATTGAGGTGGCATCTGGATGGAGTTttgcctttccctctccccagaaCCCTGGCTCCATGGAGGGGCCACAGACCATGAATAAGGACAACGGTGTCTTGCAACCTCAGGCAAAGGACTCAGAATCTGGCACAGGGACGCCAGGACTTTTCGACTCCCAGGTGAGATTCCCGCCCCCCCATCACATGCAGGAAAAGCCATCGTTTTAGACTTTCTCTTTTATGCAAGACATTCTTCTTCAGCACCCCACCACACCCCCTGACTCACACCCCCACATCCGCACCCCTCTTCCCCCTACAGCCAGGGACTCCGAAGTTAAAGTTTCCTCCACCTGTTTCTCCAATCCCCTCCCCCAGGGTTCACCCTCCCTCTGCAGACTCGCCTCCCAGCTCGACCCCTCAGACCAGCCTTCGGCTCTGCAGTCCCCTCGGCCACTGCCGCAGGTCCTGGACGACCCCCATGTAAGTCTCCCGTTTCCTTGTGAACGTGAAGAtcctccctgcccagcccccagtTCTTGCCCCTTCAGAAAggtcttcctctttctgagcGTTCTCTGGGTATCCTCTCTTACCGAGCACCGCCCGCTCAACTTTAAAGGACCTCACTCCTGGGAGATCCCCTGGGGAAAGCCATGGTGACTGTGGGGGGCTCTGGGTGGCTTATTGATACCTTTCCTTCCTCTTGCCAGGAGGTGGAAAGGTCGGGCATGCTCAACATGACGAAGATCGCCCAGGGCGGCCGCAAGCTCCGGTGAGAACTGGGAACACAGCAGGGGCGGGGACTGTCGGATTCCGCGGGTAGCGCCAAGTGTTGGGCCCTCGCGGACGCGAATGTAAATGACCTCTGCACTATTATCACTGCCCCCGCCGCCCCTGCAGGAAGAACTGGGGCCCATCTTGGGTAGTACTAGCGGGTAACAGCCTGGTGTTCTACCGAGAGCCACCGCCGACCGTCCCCTGCACCGTCTGGGTGAGTGTGAGGGAGGGGAGCAGCGGGGGGCACGAGGGGTTCCGGCACAACTTCTACAGGCCTCAGGCCtaccggggttggggggggggagggggagggcacgTCGAGAGGAAGGAGCGCAGCCTCCCGTGTCCTCGCAGTCCACCGGGTGAGAGGGAGGCCGTGAGGGGAACAGCGCCGTGGCTTCAGTTTCTCCCCGGATCGCCAGGGACCGGCGGGTAGCCGACCCGAAAGCAGCGTCGACCTGCGCGGGGCCGCCCTGGCCCATGGCCGCCAGCTGTCCAGCCGCCGCAACGTCCTACACGTGAGCGCTCTCCCGCTCATCCCCGAAGCCCCGCCCGGCCCGAGGGTGCGCCCCCAGTTTCCCTCACGGGTCTCCCGCTGGGCCTCCCTGCTCTTTATGCTCCTTCCCGCTGACTCAAGCCCTTTCCCCGCGGGCCCCTCAGATCCGCACGGTCCCTGGCCACGAGTTCCTGCTGCAGTCAGACCACGAGGCCGAGCTACGCGCTTGGCACTGTGCACTGCGGGCGGTCATCGAGCGCCTGGTGAGATGGGTGGGAGGTGGCAGGACAGTGACCCGGGAGAGGCTTGGGCGGGCAGAAGGAGTGGAGAAGGAACTGTAGGATGTGGGGTGGTGAGGGACAAGGTGGCAGGTAGAGCCCTGGGGTGGGCCTGGGATGTGTGGGACCCCAGCAGCTGGCAAGGGGGGGTGCAGATTTCTCTCCTAGCTCTCTTCCAACCTCTGATTCGGCCCATCTTGCTGTGCTGATATAGGATCGAGAGAACCCCCTGGAGCTGCGTCTGTCCGGTTCGGGACCTGCGGAGCTGGGTGAACTGAGCGCGGGGGAGGACGAAGAAGTGGAGTCCGAGCCGGTGTCCAAGCCACTGCTGCGGATCAGCAGCCGTCGGAGCTCCAGTTAAGGGGCAGGCCTGGTGGGCGGGGTCTGGGGGCTTTTCCCTGCTCCTCGGAGCCACAGTGGCGGCTGCTCTCATGCTCAGATTCCACTTGCTTCCGCAGGTCGGTGTCCGGAAGGAGCTGAGCAGAACCGGGTACGAAACAAACTAAAGCGGCTTATCGCAAAGAGACCGCCCTTGCAAACCCTGCAGGAGCGGGGTCTGCTCCGAGGTGAGATGGGCTGGGCCACCTAAGGCCCTTCTTAGTGCCtgctttagtgtttttttttttttttttttttgctttagtgTTTTTGCAAGCACTTTTATTTACATTCCGGATCTCGGCATCAGcccatttcatggatgagaaaactTCAGCGAGGCTCAGAGTAGAGCTTCCCAGAACTAGATCAGCAGACTTCTGAGACCACTGCTTTTCCCCCCTGCAGCTGattgttggggggagggggtataCTTCCTTGCCCAGACCTGGAACAGGCAGGCAGGAGAGCCAGCCCAACTTTGGGGTGAAGACCCGTGCTAGAAAGAGCTTTCATGGGTGACGCTGTCACTGGCTTCCCACCTCACTCTGTGCCTCCCCAGACCAGGTGTTCGGCTGCCAGTTGGAATCACTGTGCCAGCGGGAAGGGGACACTGTGCCCAGCTTTGTGCGGCTCTGCGTTGCTGCTGTGGATAAGAGAGGTCACTTTCCCAGAGACCCCAGAATCTCCCCTTCTAACAGGCCAAGGCCCAgaactccccacctcccccatcctAGTCTTCCTTCTGCCCTTTTTTCACTCTACCCTCAGATCCCTCACCAGCACACACTTTAGAGCAAGAATCCTTATCTGCTCCCTGCCTTATCTCCTAGGTCTAAATGTGGATGGCATTTACCGGGTGAGCGGGAACTTGGCAGTGGTCCAGAAACTTCGCTTCTTGGTGGACAGAGGTGAGGTGGCTCTGGGCAGGTGTGGTACTAAGAACTTCATGTATCAGAATCACAGGTGGTTCTGAGTGAGGGAGCTGGCAGAAAAGGGACGTCTTCTGTCTTGAGCTACATGTCTTAGTGCTTGATCTCTTCTTATACATGTTGCAGAGCGGGCAATCACCTCCGATGGGAGATACATGTTCCCAGAACAGCCAGGACAAGGTACTTACATGGAGGGCCCTTCAGACCCTTAAAAGTCACCCACATCATCCCTGCTCCCCGTGGATTCCCCCGTGTCCTGCTTCTGGGGGGTTGTCCCCATCCTGATTTCTGCCGTCTTGCCCCGCTGTGGACCCCTTAGGCATTCCTGTGGTCTGCCTTAACTGAATCTTTTCCCAAACTCCTGATCTCTCAGTTTCTGGGTCCCTCTGGCCATTTCTGAGCCCCTCTGTACCTCCTTCTCCTTCCAGAAGGCCGATTAGATTTGGACAGTGCTGAGTGGGATGACATTCATGTGATCACTGGAGCCCTGAAGCTTTTTCTCAGGGAGCTACCCCAGCCTCTGGTGCCCCCACTGCTGCTGCCCCATTTTCGTGCTGCCCTTGGTAAAGGATGGGAGCCTTGGGCAATACCCTTGATATGGGGtggaggggaagtggggggagcaTGAGTGATAAAGAATAGAGTAGAGGTTCCCTTATACTCTTCTGTCCCATCCTGAGCACAGAGATGGAAAATAACTTTCAACTAATGTGCCAACTCCAGTTGTTGTTTTGCTGAGTGTTTAGAGGGCTGAGTTTAAAAGAATTCTAAGGTTGCAGTTGGGCTCAGCAAAAAAGAAAGCTGTGATAGATTAATGATGTCGTCACCGAGCATGGGAAAGAGTAGTGAGTTTACCCACCCTGCCCTAGCACCTTCCCTAACCTCACTCCCATGCCCTTCCCATCACTCTCTCTCTAGCACTCTCTGAATCAGAACAGCGCCTCTCTCAAATACAAGAATTAATAAGCTCAATGCCGAAGCCCAACCATGACACTCTACAGTACCTCCTGGAGCATTTATGCAGGTCAGGAAGACTGAACATCTTTGTTCATGTTGGGAGAGGGTGGGATGGGGCCTGCAGCTGGGACTCTGTGTTCAGATGGGGTGAAGGTAGGGAAACACCTAAGTTTAGTGGGTGATGGAGGGAATAGCAACCGCTGTGCAGAGCACATATTACCAGAGTCAAAGCCTTTTTGCTCAGTCAGCATCAAATGGGGAACTGGGGACCAAGACAAGCCCAGGGATGCTGcgagagaaataaggaaaatctcaccctctcccttccctctgctttgTCTTTCACTGGGACAGTAGGGATGACTTATTTGGTGGAGTTGGACCTGGGCAGTGACCTCTGAGAGAGCATAGCCATTTGAATTAAAGCCTCCCAAATTGTGAGCAGAGAGGACTCTCAGAGAGGGCAGTCTCTGAAGTTGGGAAGAGGTGGGTGTATCCTAGGTTGTATCTTCAAGTTGTATCCTGAAGGCTTCTCCATTGGTTTCATCTCCGTCCCCCTGGAGGCTCTCTCCTTGATTTTCTTCAGCCGCGGCATGGAGGGATCCCAAAGTGAACTCTTCCTCAAACCTCTGAAGGGTTAGATTTGTTTGCAGTGGCAAGGCTGCTGCCCTATGGCCCTGTCTCTTGGCCTTTGCCCACAGGGTGATAGCACACTCAGACAAGAACCGCATGACCTCCCACAACCTGGGAATTGTGTTTGGACCAACCCTATTTCGACCGGAGCAGGAGACATCTGACCCAGCGGCCCATGCCCTCTACCCTGGGCAGCTCGTCCAGCTGATGCTCACCGACTACACCAGCCTCTTCCGCTGACTGGGGCAAGGTAGAAGAGAAAATGTGTCTCCGGTGATTTCTGTTGGATAGCCTTTGGTGGGGGTTGTTCTGCTTTGAGGATATCCCTTTAAATCCTGTGTCTACCAGATGACTGTCTCCATCTTTGTGAGTTGGACCTGAGGGGTTGGGAAAGGGTGAGGAAGCTTCTCTAAAGAGGGAAGTGGATGGATTAAACCCTGCTTCTCTAGTTCCCTGTCATTACCCCTCCCCCAAGATAACATATAAAGCAGGGCTCTTTCTGATGCAGTTCCTTTATTATCAGGAAACAGTGTCATTATCAAATTCCTCCCCAAATATAGTTAGACTGTGTACAGCCCCAGCCCATACCTCCCATCCCTGGGGTATTCCAGGGGGCTATGGCTCCTCCTCCTGACTCCTTTGTGGGGATGGAAACCCCTTAGGAAATGTGGATCTGTGCTTCCCCACTCCTTAAGCACTAGAGTTGAGGAACTGTGTCTCCCCAGGCAGGGATCCCAGTAAGACACTCATGTTGCCCACAGCCATgttgggggtcccagaaggaggtgGGGTATGTTCAGAGCTGTCCCTCTGATCGTGGGAGGGGGGAGGACTCAGCCCCTGGGGCTCATCCAGAATAGCCACAAAGTCCAGCTGAGTGTTGTCGAGATCAAGAGAGTCCAGAGGGTTACACACCTGCCCCTCAGGAGGAGGGTACAAGGCTGGGCCCCCTCCCAGCCTGCCCACCTCAGGATGGCCACAGCTGGGGTTGGTGCCGCCTGCCTTGAGGGGCCCATAGCAAGTGGGCAGTGGGGGCAGAAGTCGGGGTGGTGCTGCTGCCCTGTGGGAAGCCTTGTTTGCCCCTACTGCAAAATTTTCATGGCATGATGAAAGGGTAGGATAGGAGCCTGACTTGTGATTGGGCAAGTTGGGTACAAAGCCAGGTCCATATGTGGCCACTTGTGCCTTGGCAGGGCTCAGGCTAACCTGGGAACCCCCCAGAAACTTGGGACTCTGGTAGAGAGGGTCCTGGACTGGGGggtctcccctgccccctccctcccacagcaGCTCCTGTTGAGACTGAACATAATTACACACAAGCTGCGCCTTGAGCTGTCCTGTAGAATGAGTAGGGCACTCAAAATCCAGGCTGGGCCTGGGTTCTGAAGGAAGATAATCAGGAGGTGGCTGGGTATAGGTGCCTGACTGGGGAtactggggagggggaggctgggggaagTGGGAGAATAGAGGCTGTGAGCGTGGAGGCCCCTCACTGGGGTGGGCATTGAGGCAGGGTGCCAGTCCTGTGGAGTCAGAACCCACTGGACACCCCTGTTCCGGCTTCACCTGCACTTGTCCATAATGTTCAAGACGAGGACACTGGCCGTAGGCTGCAGCTGGAGGCTTGGGGCCTGGGTACAGCCCAGAGTGGGAAGGGAACTCACCCCATGTTTCTGGGGTGGGTTCAGGATAGGAGACCTGCTGGGGACAGGGGTTGGGGCCGTAGTTGGTAGGCGGACCAGGCCCAAGAGGCAGGGAGCCTGGACCTCTAGCTCCATAAGGCTCAGCTGCTGCCCCCTCAGGTCCCCCATATCCCAGAGTATCAGCAGGTGGGAAGTCCATATAGGGGTTCAGACCACTGCCCATCATGGAGGTCCCAACCTCTGGCTCCTCCCGTAGCCCTCTGGTATCCATGGTGACATTCTCAGTGATGCTGGGGGGCTGTGGTGTGTAGACAGAGGTTGGGAGTTGGGGATCAAAGTTCCGTCCTCCTCCTGCCACTGTGGGGGGTGTGTGGACACAACCCAAGCTCTTGAACCGCTGGACTCTGGCTGGCGCAGGGC encodes the following:
- the ARHGAP9 gene encoding rho GTPase-activating protein 9 isoform X2, which encodes MLSSGWWPSTRGNLGLGTRSPSQGSQLCALYAFTYTGADGRQVSLAEGDRFLLLQKTNSDWWLVRRLGTPSTSRPIFIPAASMTEEFSPSQSPTTITPSQSLWTPGPKLLPGSLEEMYLCQETPGRAQATSEQPPPLPPKMCRSISVSNLRPSLLKPFQEGPSRRSLSQEDLLTDADANMARPQTFMSEPPVYCNLVDLRRCPRSPPTSPACPPLQRLDAWEQHLDPNFGRCFYINSLTGCKSWKPPRHTRTREMNPGSMEGPQTMNKDNGVLQPQAKDSESGTGTPGLFDSQGSPSLCRLASQLDPSDQPSALQSPRPLPQVLDDPHEVERSGMLNMTKIAQGGRKLRKNWGPSWVVLAGNSLVFYREPPPTVPCTVWGPAGSRPESSVDLRGAALAHGRQLSSRRNVLHVSALPLIPEAPPGPRIRTVPGHEFLLQSDHEAELRAWHCALRAVIERLDRENPLELRLSGSGPAELGELSAGEDEEVESEPVSKPLLRISSRRSSSRCPEGAEQNRVRNKLKRLIAKRPPLQTLQERGLLRDQVFGCQLESLCQREGDTVPSFVRLCVAAVDKRGLNVDGIYRVSGNLAVVQKLRFLVDRERAITSDGRYMFPEQPGQEGRLDLDSAEWDDIHVITGALKLFLRELPQPLVPPLLLPHFRAALALSESEQRLSQIQELISSMPKPNHDTLQYLLEHLCRVIAHSDKNRMTSHNLGIVFGPTLFRPEQETSDPAAHALYPGQLVQLMLTDYTSLFR
- the ARHGAP9 gene encoding rho GTPase-activating protein 9 isoform X4 encodes the protein MSEPPVYCNLVDLRRCPRSPPTSPACPPLQRLDAWEQHLDPNFGRCFYINSLTGCKSWKPPRHTRTREMNPGSMEGPQTMNKDNGVLQPQAKDSESGTGTPGLFDSQGSPSLCRLASQLDPSDQPSALQSPRPLPQVLDDPHEVERSGMLNMTKIAQGGRKLRKNWGPSWVVLAGNSLVFYREPPPTVPCTVWGPAGSRPESSVDLRGAALAHGRQLSSRRNVLHVSALPLIPEAPPGPRIRTVPGHEFLLQSDHEAELRAWHCALRAVIERLDRENPLELRLSGSGPAELGELSAGEDEEVESEPVSKPLLRISSRRSSSRCPEGAEQNRVRNKLKRLIAKRPPLQTLQERGLLRDQVFGCQLESLCQREGDTVPSFVRLCVAAVDKRGLNVDGIYRVSGNLAVVQKLRFLVDRERAITSDGRYMFPEQPGQEGRLDLDSAEWDDIHVITGALKLFLRELPQPLVPPLLLPHFRAALALSESEQRLSQIQELISSMPKPNHDTLQYLLEHLCRVIAHSDKNRMTSHNLGIVFGPTLFRPEQETSDPAAHALYPGQLVQLMLTDYTSLFR
- the ARHGAP9 gene encoding rho GTPase-activating protein 9 isoform X3, giving the protein MLSSGWWPSTRGNLGLGTRSPSQGSQLCALYAFTYTGADGRQVSLAEGDRFLLLQKTNSDWWLVRRLGTPSTSRPIFIPAASMTEEFSPSQSPTTITPSQSLWTPGPKLLPGSLEEMYLCQETPGRAQATSEQPPPLPPKMCRSISVSNLRPSLLKPFQEGPSRRSLSQEDLLTDADANMARPQTFMSEPPVYCNLVDLRRCPRSPPTSPACPPLQRLDAWEQHLDPNFGRCFYINSLTGCKSWKPPRHTRTREMNPGSMEGPQTMNKDNGVLQPQAKDSESGTGTPGLFDSQGSPSLCRLASQLDPSDQPSALQSPRPLPQVLDDPHEVERSGMLNMTKIAQGGRKLRKNWGPSWVVLAGNSLVFYREPPPTVPCTVWGPAGSRPESSVDLRGAALAHGRQLSSRRNVLHVSALPLIPEAPPGPRIRTVPGHEFLLQSDHEAELRAWHCALRAVIERLDRENPLELRLSGSGPAELGELSAGEDEEVESEPVSKPLLRISSRRSSSRCPEGAEQNRVRNKLKRLIAKRPPLQTLQERGLLRGLNVDGIYRVSGNLAVVQKLRFLVDRERAITSDGRYMFPEQPGQEGRLDLDSAEWDDIHVITGALKLFLRELPQPLVPPLLLPHFRAALALSESEQRLSQIQELISSMPKPNHDTLQYLLEHLCRVIAHSDKNRMTSHNLGIVFGPTLFRPEQETSDPAAHALYPGQLVQLMLTDYTSLFR
- the ARHGAP9 gene encoding rho GTPase-activating protein 9 isoform X1 encodes the protein MLSSGWWPSTRGNLGLGTRSPSQGSQLCALYAFTYTGADGRQVSLAEGDRFLLLQKTNSDWWLVRRLGTPSTSRPIFIPAASMTEEFSPSQSPTTITPSQSLWTPGPKLLPGSLEEMYLCQETPGRAQATSEQPPPLPPKMCRSISVSNLRPSLLKPFQEGPSRRSLSQEDLLTDADANMARPQTFMSEPPVYCNLVDLRRCPRSPPTSPACPPLQRLDAWEQHLDPNFGRCFYINSLTGCKSWKPPRHTRTREMNPGSMEGPQTMNKDNGVLQPQAKDSESGTGTPGLFDSQGSPSLCRLASQLDPSDQPSALQSPRPLPQVLDDPHEVERSGMLNMTKIAQGGRKLRKNWGPSWVVLAGNSLVFYREPPPTVPCTVWGPAGSRPESSVDLRGAALAHGRQLSSRRNVLHIRTVPGHEFLLQSDHEAELRAWHCALRAVIERLDRENPLELRLSGSGPAELGELSAGEDEEVESEPVSKPLLRISSRRSSSRCPEGAEQNRVRNKLKRLIAKRPPLQTLQERGLLRDQVFGCQLESLCQREGDTVPSFVRLCVAAVDKRGLNVDGIYRVSGNLAVVQKLRFLVDRERAITSDGRYMFPEQPGQEGRLDLDSAEWDDIHVITGALKLFLRELPQPLVPPLLLPHFRAALALSESEQRLSQIQELISSMPKPNHDTLQYLLEHLCRVIAHSDKNRMTSHNLGIVFGPTLFRPEQETSDPAAHALYPGQLVQLMLTDYTSLFR